In the genome of Methanoculleus horonobensis, one region contains:
- a CDS encoding TspO/MBR family protein: protein MTPTYVRIIQFVVAVGVSLAAGWIGSIFTMSAISTWYAGLVKPELNPPSWVFGPVWTVLYILMGIALYLVWSKGWGHKNVQVATAIFGVQLVLNVLWSYLFFGIQAPFLAFVEIVILWIAILMTIAAFYRVSVPAAILLVPYFLWVSFAAYLNYGIYVLNP from the coding sequence GTGACACCAACCTACGTCCGAATCATCCAGTTCGTCGTGGCGGTAGGGGTCAGTCTCGCAGCCGGGTGGATCGGTTCGATCTTCACGATGTCGGCGATCTCCACCTGGTATGCCGGTCTTGTAAAACCCGAATTGAATCCACCGTCATGGGTCTTCGGCCCTGTCTGGACGGTGCTCTACATCCTCATGGGCATCGCGCTCTATCTGGTCTGGAGCAAGGGATGGGGGCACAAGAACGTGCAGGTCGCGACGGCAATCTTCGGCGTGCAACTGGTCTTGAACGTCCTCTGGTCGTATCTCTTCTTCGGGATACAGGCCCCGTTCCTGGCGTTTGTCGAGATCGTCATCCTCTGGATCGCAATCCTCATGACGATTGCCGCCTTCTACCGCGTCTCGGTCCCCGCGGCGATCCTGCTCGTCCCTTACTTCCTCTGGGTGAGTTTCGCGGCCTACCTCAACTACGGCATCTACGTCCTCAACCCATAG
- a CDS encoding CDP-alcohol phosphatidyltransferase family protein — MTLDQFRPHVQGIIQPVVNLMRRIGVTPNALTIASFLVSALAGIAFYAGGVVFGTIMVAFNAVFDALDGALARDMGIAGIRGDFLDHVIDRYADIFIITGIFAGGAAPWQIGVFALTGVLMSSYLGTQAQAVGVGRFYGGILGRADRLVLIIIAGALTVLIPGEVYGLNYLGWLLVIFGFLGHYTAFQRFAHVWRQIEKQ; from the coding sequence ATGACGCTCGACCAGTTCCGGCCGCATGTGCAGGGGATCATCCAGCCCGTGGTGAACCTGATGCGCAGGATCGGAGTCACCCCGAACGCGCTGACGATTGCGTCGTTCCTCGTCTCGGCGCTTGCGGGTATCGCCTTCTATGCCGGGGGAGTCGTCTTCGGCACCATCATGGTCGCGTTCAACGCCGTCTTCGACGCCCTCGACGGGGCGCTCGCACGCGATATGGGGATCGCCGGCATCCGCGGGGACTTCCTCGACCACGTCATCGACCGCTACGCCGATATATTCATCATCACCGGGATATTTGCAGGCGGGGCCGCACCCTGGCAGATCGGCGTCTTCGCGCTGACCGGCGTGCTGATGTCCTCCTACCTCGGCACCCAGGCGCAGGCCGTCGGGGTGGGGAGGTTCTACGGCGGGATCCTCGGCCGGGCGGATCGGCTGGTGCTGATCATCATCGCAGGCGCCCTCACGGTGCTGATACCGGGAGAGGTCTACGGCCTGAACTACCTCGGGTGGCTCCTCGTCATATTCGGTTTCCTGGGGCACTATACCGCGTTCCAGCGGTTCGCCCATGTCTGGCGGCAGATAGAAAAGCAGTAA
- a CDS encoding adenylate kinase family protein, producing the protein MMTGITGTPGTGKTSIAAELERRGHTVVRLTDTVRPYVIEEDSRRQTLVVDVDRWVEEFEPVDGFVEGHLAHLLPCDRVVVLRCRPDVLAARLAPRDYPEEKVAENVEAEALDVILVETLEEHPDEHVLEVDTTDLAVGDCADRIERFVRGELSPSYGSIDWSDYLEVGR; encoded by the coding sequence ATGATGACGGGCATCACCGGCACGCCGGGAACCGGGAAGACATCCATCGCGGCCGAACTCGAACGGCGCGGCCATACGGTCGTCCGGCTGACGGATACGGTGCGCCCCTACGTCATCGAAGAGGACTCTCGCCGCCAGACGCTGGTGGTGGATGTCGACCGGTGGGTGGAGGAGTTCGAGCCCGTCGACGGGTTTGTCGAAGGCCACCTCGCCCACCTCCTCCCCTGCGACCGGGTGGTGGTGCTCCGGTGCCGGCCGGACGTCCTCGCCGCGCGCCTCGCCCCGAGGGACTACCCGGAGGAGAAGGTCGCGGAGAACGTCGAGGCGGAGGCGCTCGACGTCATCCTGGTCGAGACGCTCGAGGAGCATCCGGACGAGCACGTTCTCGAAGTGGACACGACCGATCTTGCCGTCGGCGACTGTGCCGACCGGATCGAGCGGTTCGTCCGGGGAGAACTCTCGCCGTCCTACGGCTCCATCGACTGGTCGGACTACCTGGAGGTCGGGAGATGA
- the hisC gene encoding histidinol-phosphate transaminase has protein sequence MRRLIRACYTGAGGYSYAKKADDVAREHGFDRVARLASNENPRPASADVLEAAATALRETNRYPDERASALVEALRRYHGDYRFVTGAGMDGVIETVIRTVVEPGEKVAVSTPTFSFYGIAAAAHGARVVNVPRRDDFSVDPAAFIEASRGAKLAFLCTPNNPTGNSVPPEDVEAILEGMDGLLFLDNAYVDFADIDYRPLVRRYENLVIGRTMSKIFALAGLRIGYAFVPAWLEPFYQRAATPFALNSVSAAAAAGALAETGRVRETRDHVREWRRRFAEEIPFRVYPSDANFVMIDVDPRTGDEATERLAAKGVLVRSCTSFPGLGDHFIRVSIGEDWENIRFLEAVKKI, from the coding sequence ATGCGGCGCTTGATTAGAGCGTGTTATACAGGTGCGGGCGGCTACTCCTACGCGAAGAAGGCCGACGACGTCGCACGGGAGCACGGCTTCGACCGGGTGGCCCGTCTCGCGAGCAACGAGAACCCCCGGCCGGCCTCGGCCGACGTACTGGAGGCGGCAGCAACTGCTCTCCGGGAGACTAACCGCTACCCGGACGAGCGGGCATCTGCGCTCGTCGAAGCCCTCCGCCGCTACCACGGCGACTACCGGTTCGTGACCGGCGCGGGGATGGACGGCGTCATCGAGACGGTGATCCGGACGGTCGTCGAGCCCGGCGAGAAGGTGGCCGTCTCGACCCCGACCTTCTCGTTCTACGGGATCGCGGCCGCGGCGCACGGTGCGCGGGTCGTGAATGTCCCCCGGAGAGACGACTTCTCGGTCGATCCGGCAGCGTTCATTGAAGCCTCGCGGGGGGCAAAACTCGCCTTCCTCTGCACTCCGAACAACCCCACGGGGAACTCGGTTCCGCCGGAGGATGTCGAGGCAATCCTGGAAGGAATGGACGGACTGCTCTTCCTCGACAACGCCTACGTCGATTTTGCGGATATCGACTACCGGCCTCTCGTGCGGCGGTACGAGAACCTGGTCATCGGGCGGACGATGTCGAAGATCTTCGCTCTTGCAGGGCTCCGGATCGGCTACGCGTTCGTCCCCGCCTGGCTTGAGCCGTTCTACCAGAGGGCGGCAACCCCGTTCGCGCTGAACTCGGTCTCGGCGGCCGCGGCAGCGGGAGCGCTCGCCGAGACCGGCCGGGTGAGGGAGACCCGTGACCACGTCCGCGAGTGGCGGCGGCGGTTCGCCGAAGAGATACCGTTCAGGGTATACCCCTCGGACGCAAACTTTGTCATGATCGACGTCGACCCCCGGACCGGGGACGAGGCAACGGAACGCCTCGCGGCGAAGGGCGTCCTCGTCCGATCCTGCACCAGTTTCCCCGGACTCGGGGATCATTTCATCAGGGTCAGCATCGGTGAAGACTGGGAGAACATTCGATTCCTCGAGGCGGTAAAGAAGATATGA